Genomic DNA from Anthonomus grandis grandis chromosome 2, icAntGran1.3, whole genome shotgun sequence:
gccagatttttttttttaattgtttataaataataatagataattcatttttgtgTCTCAaaacttgcttttcgtcaattttcacaaaaacggtgatatttatcatttaccgacttttactaagagtaccttttttatgtaaaaagcataggaacatcataatctaataccCAAACGGgtagaaattaaagtcttaaagaaatgggcccaaatttaccaaatactccccctgattctgaagctcctggtaaatttttttttttttagtaggttcaaaagaataaacgtactaacaataaattacctcccaaaattggttgcggtagctaaagtagttccagagctattaaaaaaaactagtttttattttcaaagagctctagcttcctgaggaagcttttccggacccatgtttatatgaacttttgtttttcttttgacgttttctatctgccatagaagtttgtaacatgatgaacggaacaccctgtatatgtttttaaagttaatttttttgcaaggtattttttttttaatttataagccgTAGGCCCAAAAgcttaaaacactttaccatatgtatatttttgcaccttgtataaaaaataacagcctCTGGTTCTGCCGAAATGTAGGCAAACTCTATAATATactgtacttttaaaaataagcaaaattatattacttatattacttattagattttatacttaaaaattagaaaaaaaacaaaatatgaaactaaacctttcaatattttctcccaAATTTATACTATGGAATATGCGAATATGTCCTGAAACAGAAATAGCGCAATGCGAAAACTCCCATTTCTCTGCGATATTATGTctggtaatttttaataccaagGCTGCCAAGCGAGTTTCATCATTCCTACGTATGGGGGCGCCACCTCTTAGCTTCTAAATTGCTAGATAAAGCAAAGAACGGCTGGCTGCCGCGGTCacgaaattttatacagtatttgcgcatcttttcccttttcaatcaacgattatattgacaaaaaaaaaacataaataaatgcCTTCAGTCTTCGGTTCGCCCGCAACAAACTTGATTAATCCAAGAGAGTCGATCGTTCAGCCCTCCGTTCGACACATTCAATCTTAAGGTAGACGTTCGATGTTTGCGACCGCGGCAAGAGACAGCGACAACTTTTCAAGACACCGAATCAATAGAACTGAATAGGACTCAGTTCAAAGGAAGCGACAGCGTCGCGCGGCATATCGGTGTTTGCTCATTGTTGCGTGCGACTAAAGACATTACATCCTTTGGAGCAGTAGTGTCGCAGTGTCTCGCGAGTGAAGTACCagcatttttagtaaaaaatggtGTCTTCCTCCAATTTCTCTGCAGAAGACGACGAAAAATTGATAGAATGAGTTCATCAGAACCCACCAATTTATGATCCTGCATTAGAAAGTTACAAAGACAGTGTGCTATGGGAAAATATATGGAAAGATATTGGAAAGGCCTTAAATAAAAGCGGTATGTATCATGTAGTACATAGTGTTCTGTGAAATGAAATGTACAGAGTGTCCCAAACTCGATGTCCCGGGGCATTTACGAGGGAACCAAAAACGAAAATGATAAATTGACTTCGTGTATTTAAATGGAACAGACCTATGTAACTTCTCTCAGGGCAATTAAATTTGACGTTTGCGATATCAGGATATACCAGAAATGTCTGTTTTGATTGTTGCGTATGTCAAAATTCATATTAGGCGTGATATCGAGTAATCacttaccttttataaaaacccTGGGGCACACCCTGCACATACAATTAAACTATAGGAACTAAGTAATGAAATAATTTGCAATTTCTTTACTGAcacaaaatatattgttttattagcaTCGTCGATCTATAATACGTTCTTGCCAAGAAACTTCCCCTTCTTCACTTGAAAAATACTCTTTCAGTATCTCCCTGATTCTTAAACCGCCACTGTTAGCAAATCCATCACCATGGGCTAAAAGTACCAGATTCAATGTGGGGGTTTCTTAATTatcgttattattattacattgaAGTAAAGCAGACTGTTGGGTTTCTAAATATCCATCTCGCAAAAGATTGTATAAGCAGCAAGCAGCCATTATCAGATCATCACATGTTTCGGGTAGTATGGCTATTGACATAACAGTCCAAATGCATTCTCTGTAACCTTGCGAGCACGGAAATACGATAATTAAATATCTCTTTTTTCTTGTCAGATTTTGCAACTTTTCGAGGATAGGGCTTCATCATATAGGAATCGATTGCAAATACTTCGTCAccgattaaaaaatatggtactTCCAGATTAGTTCCAggtaaacatttttctttaggaataCTGTGACTGTTCGTGGCTATTTTTCTTCCCATTGCAGATTTCTTAAAGATACTGCTGTCTCCCTTTTTGCCATATGCGCCGACATCTACTGCAATAAATTTACCATTTGCATCTACAGTTGCTAAGAGGACTATCGAAAAATATtcgttataattaaaatatagggAGTCACTGTTCTTGGGGGCTTTAACACGAAGGTGCTTGCCATCACTCGCGTCTACACAATTTGGAATGTTCCATTTATTCCAAAATTCCTCAGCGAGccttttaaaatcattttcagatTGTGGTGGCATACTTAGTGAGATAAGGTTtttacttaaactttttaatacatttttcactaTCTGTGATATGTAACAATCTGATATGCGATAAGCAAAAGACAAAGATGCAAAGTTTCTCCCGTCGCCATGAACCTGAAAAAAAACTTGGATTacatttcagtattttttgataaaaagtttattatgtgGACAACAAGTTGGACAAAAAATTAACGAAGATGACATAGTTTCTTTTGGTGAACATGTGAAGTCTGTTTTATATAAGTTGCCATCAATCTTAAGAATTAGGGCAAAGTCTGACGTGTTCAGTGTATTGAGCAAGTATGATCTAATGTCTATGGATTCAGCGCCTAATATAACACCGTCAAACAGTTCTTTGTCCAGCAATCCACAATATAGCAGATATTCGCCTATAAGTACAGATTCTACAGTATTTGAGCCTACCAATTTGACTGTGCACCAGGACACCAATTACGAAGCTGATTATTTAAATCCTACTTTTCTAAACttaccttaatattaaaaacagtttctCTTCGGAAGTGATTACCGACCTTTTGATGCTATATTTTTCTctattaaacttaaaacaaaataaaactgttCTTTATTTAGTCTGCAGAACTTCCTGAACATGTCGTCATCACATTTCACATATTGGGATATTAACATCTTAAAATATCCCTcttcccttttttttttaaagggatgCATGGGTCCTCTTTGGCGCTGTACATGTAGTTATATAAAATCAAATCATCTTCTTAGCAATTTTATCGCACATTTtcgccaattttaaattaatataatgaaATCAACCACCAGGGTAGTCAACGCCCGCTCCACGACTGACGACAGACTGATCGGCCGCATTTTGTCAACTGATGTTAAAACTGTCGTTGTCGCTTGTCGCAGTCGCAAACATCGAACTTCTTCTTCATTCACCTTTAGGCTGTCAGGGTTGCCATACTGAGTTTTCTGTGCAATTTCAACAGATATAAGCTTACGCTAAGagaaatgaaataattataaaacatgtatgcttttttaagatatattaaaattatataaaatacaaactactaaaaaaaaaataatactttacaCGGAGATTCCGCAAGTTTATTTCGGTATATCCAATAAGTCACTAAAGGTATAAAgtttagattaaaaaaagagTCATATACGTAGgcaattacgttttttttatttcgaggATTCGCCTTTGTAGATTAATACGGTACTTTTTTGTTCCTCTTGGTCGCTTTCGTTCGATCGTTGGGCTGCTTGGGACCGAAAAAACGGGACGTTTTCCGAATTCCTGAAACCGCTCTGCACGATTCCCGTCGCACTGATCGGCACCAATCGGCGAGATTTATAGTCGAACACTGCCGAAATCATGTGCTGATCAACGAGGGTataatctagaaaaaaaaagattcttagGAAAACTTGAAAAAAGCAGAGTTTCAAGCTCCTTAGattgataaaacattttttatattaacaagGTTCTTAAGGCTGTAGTTTCAACCTCCCTAAAGTTTTTGCTGAAGAGACCACACAAACCAGTCTTACATAAGATCCATAATtgattatgattttattatggATTATTACTAAAAGTAGATAGAATTCAATATAAAGCGTTACGTATTAGTCTGGGTGGTATGCATTCTACACCTGTTAAAGAAGTTCTAGTTGAAGTATTAGAACCTCTCTTGTAATTAAGATGCATCTTGTTGTACTTCAAGTTTCTTATGAAACACAAAAATCTAATTAcagaattttaaagcaaaatttataaattaagcaCTTATGAcgtaaaactaattaataattaatattgacGACTTAAACAATCTCGCTCTCTTTGTAAAGCCTATTAAGAGTTTTACCCAATGTTAGAgttaatttgattatttaagCTCCGTATAAAGCACAATAGTTAAATGCCCTTCATTTACTGACTATCCGATGATTAATGAAAAGCTTCGTAAATCAGAATTAAGACATCACTCTGGTACAGACAAATATATAGATAGTAGATGCTTCAGGAAAAGCTGAAGGTAATGTGGTAGTAATTTATATTTCTCCCttagatattatatatataccaatttcaaaattaaaaattaatcttaaaaaattgaaaaatttaaataataaaaagataaataactacataatataataactgaaaagtgaataaagttataaaattattcggcaattttttagaaataaaatacaaaattaatttacaaaaaattacagcTATTCTACGAATTATTTGCAACtctagaatatatattttttattttggcatttaaGATCggctaatattcttaaaattcttGATTATTCAGTTTTCAGTCTTTTGAATAATGGTTGTCTTCTTTCTCTAAGCTTTTAAATCgtataaatattgttaatttttaaattgtgacgTACGTTTgtctaaatttgtttatttaaaataaattttgtcatgaaattttttgtcttttgacCCCTTTAGGGTGagagttttttgttatttttgttttttattatttattttgagttgTAGCATTAATGATGGCTATTTGTTAGTCGAAAGCGCtttgctaattaaaaaaatatacacgtTATACAAATCGCTTCTcgcattttattattgtctactATTTATCTACGTGTACActcttgcaattttttaaaaattttcacttACTACAAGAAATTTCATCAAAAGctatgatttattaatttttctcttaagaATTTTTGAAGGTCAGAAATTtggtacttttttatttttgaaatttgttattcccaacaaatatttagcaaatttataccattgcagctgatttttaatttttcccaaaaattaattgaaattctgacacaaatgaggaatttcaagaaattctaaGCAGttacaataaatttgtgaaaagtTGTAGGAACTGCTTAAGAAAcgtagaaataaataaaaaaatggcataaaaccttgaaaaagtaaagaaatcttaaaagagaattttaataagaaaaaattatagaatagtaaaatattatacaataaaattaaaacactaacgaaaaattctaaaaaatttggaaaattggataattaaaaaaaaatggaaaattgtaaatttgttctgtgaatttttaataattaattataattcaacaatttttaccttaaataaaaaaatttatatttctaaggtttttagtaaatttaatagtTACAATGGCTAGAACTCCTTGGAATTCtctccaaataattttttcctatacaaattaaattatttgaaataccttaggaaaatattaatttttaattcttcccAAATTCGAGGAATTAAgttcaaattttgaaattatttgttaaatttcttataaatccataatatttgCTGTCAATAAACATGGCAGTATGCTTACATCTGAAGCTATTGCTATTAGGGAAGcacttaattttgtttaaaaataaaaatccattaGTTTGGTCATTTTATCAGACTGCAGATTTTCACTTCAAGCGGTTGAAAATAGATACACATGGTCAAATTAGACAAGAATTATCCAACATTTATATGCCTTAAGGCACATTTAGGGTCAAGGGGTAACGAGATCGTAGATACCCTATACAAAACTTGAGTAAGTCAAGTAGAACCCTTATCAGACTCTCCCTGTGCTAGTTATATTGCTATAAAATGGAATAAATCATGGGAAAAACTTTGTAAGGAATTACTAATAAATTActgtaaattaaatacaaagaTACCTTCCAAATACTGGTATGAAAAACTTAATGAGTCCAGTTGTTTTGTACAGCAATTATCAGAATAAAATTTGGACATGCTAGTTTCCCAGCCCATCTCaataaaattcaagttttaccaTCTGATAAATGTATCGTCTGTAACACTACAGGTGACTTGAATAACATATTtctaaattgtaaaaatatcttaaaaaaattaaaccattacTATTAAAAGTGagaacagaaaataaaattgcatgTCCCTTTACTTAATGTTACGTCTTTTTTTATATGACAGAcgtctttaaaaaaactatcactcgcgtatttttttatttttttttttaatcagttgGGCGGGACACTTAATCTGCCTTAAGAGTCCCATGAGAATGTTGAAAATGGGTATAtacgcatttttttaaaatttgttttgtatCCATGGcgttatatttttgatatatttgatttttgacgtctgtaaaaaaaattatttgtcaaaaCTATCAAACCTTAACAGACCCATGAAAATTTGTTGTTATTTACACATTTCATCGAAATCTGTTTTGTATTCGTAGCTCTCTAGATTTTTGACGTCtgcgaaaaaaattattgtcaaaacTGTCAATCAACTTTGACAGAACCATTTCCTTCCTCATTGTTACCCACCTATTCTCTTTTTCCTTTGCAATTAATTGGGAATCTGTCAGGTGAGTAGACTTACAATAATCTCTAAGAGTATAATTAGAAAGATATAGCGCAAGTTCTAAGAGCGAAAACGGAAGCAAAAAATACAGCCTTAAGAGGTCCAGGATCCTTAAGTTGACCctaaattatacagggtgtcccgtattGTTATGTTCAAATTTTGGGGGCATAAAGTACGcttcattttaagtaaaaaaaaaaacgcaaaacttGTAGgtccctttttatttatttcaaagtcACAAGCCCATGAATGTTATTACAagataatactaaaaattaatttgttaagcaaataaaaaattattttattaaaaaaaaaggttaattgataatatttttaaattattcaccTCCTTGTTGAATACAGGCTTGTGCCAGTGAGCCAACAGATGACGTAGTTATCCGTATTTGACCCCTGTTTTGTCTTATTTGTTCAGCAGCTTGCTGAATAGGGTCGAATAACTATATTCCCTTGTATTTGAAACATGCGCATAGACCAAATCTTTTATGTctccccataaataaaaatcaaggggtTTGTGATCGGGTGATCTAGGTGGCCAGGCAACAGGACCACCCGTATTACGCTCTAATAATATTCATGGGCGAGTaactttgaaacaaataaaaatgatcCTACAAGTTtggcgtttttttaaattaaaatgaaacgtACTTTATGCCACTAAAATTTGAACATAGCGATAcggaacaccttgtataatatTAATCACatgaattaatttattcatataaGATATCAATAGTTCTCAATGCAATGCTCTCAGAGCAAATTtcctaagaaaaataaaatataattgtgGGTCAAGTACGTCATAAGAGCCCCATGAAGTACTTTCAAAACTCGCCCACATCTTAAGAGTACTTCATTGAAAACTTTGATACTGGCCATGAAATCATAAATAGAAGCCTTAAGAGACCCAGGACACTTGAGCTGAAACTCGTAATATGTCTAACACCCGTATGCaccattttaaaacttatatctAGTTACCGATTCCCgctttaatgaattttttctctttctaaTTCACCGTACTTGGATTCTGTAATCTGGATTAAGGATTTGGCAACGCTGATTAACCTGCCacataaaaaactatatcaacattttctaatagatttaaatgaatttgtaatagtttttgtaaaagtatttgtaataaaaatatcagtttttttaatgtgatcaaactttcaaataaaaattaaaagtttttgtgtTTCATGGTTTCTTTATCTTTGGTACTTTGTCTAAAATAGTTTCAATTAGAATGGCCGatcaagataaaaaatttatattaagaatACCTAACTTCTCGCCGGCGGAAATGAGTCTCAAATgataattttcatgaaatatgcAAAAATATTGGAGGACAAAAAAGGAATAGAGTTGGATTAGAAAAAAATCTTCGAAAGAAGTTTGCAAAAGAAGTAACTTCCTTAAGGGTCGAATACAAgcagtttaaataaataaaaaacttcgtGTCTTCAGAAGTTGTGACTACATCAGGTGTTCCTCAGGGTAAACATCTCTCTGCATTCCTTTTTGATTTATTCAGCAATGATATTAAATCTGTCTTTTCTGCCACATCATTTTTACAGATGACGTAAGAATGCTTAGCatcataaacataaaaatgtttaggATCTTAAGGGCTTTTTGCTGTGGTgcaataaaaatggattaattTTGAATACTAATAAATGTAAAGTAATATCATTAACTTGTAAGAAGAATCAATTTAGTGTCAGTTACCAATTTGATTTGCTTTGATTCCACACTTACCTACTTTTTCTTAGCATATTTATTATATGTCTAATAAAGCGATGCGATTATTAGATTTCTTTTTCCGAACCTTACAGGGATTTGCAAATCtttgtatttcatttaaaaaaaacaatatttttcactGAAACTCTTTATTTTCTTCAGCATTTCCAAGTTCCTTAGCCTCTGATAACTCTAAGTTAGTCTCTAGAAAAATATCGTTATCCTTATGTGAATTTCCTTCCAAAGAAGGAGGCACCTGAGATTCCCGTCAGTACCTCTAATGAACAGAAttcattcaatttttgaaaatgaacTCTGAATTTCCTAGATTGCCTCTCAAGATCTCATTCGTCTCCACGAATCTCAGCTCCAGTTAGAATTTCCTTGGAAAAGTTAGGATATTCTGCCAGAAAATTCTTTAATTCATTAAGAGAAGGATGAGATAAGCTAAcatctttacacctaatctacAGACCTAGAACCAAGGTTGATTTGTTCAACTTCTTTGGCTTTTGATAACTCTTGGTTAGAGCCTCACCAAGAGTTATCAAAAGCCAAAGAAGTTGAACAAATCAACCTTcctccaatttatttttgagcaaccctgtatatacaaacttcacgtacaaaaatgcgcaacttgaaataaaaatcgacgggtccgagcgtttttttttcgaacacaccccagaattttaaataaatttagacatttttagacaaacttttgggatgcactgtatatacaaTAGTTCTTGAAAACgtagaaaatgtattattacagTTTCTGAACAAAAATACAGTAAAAGGATTTCATTCTGAGTTTCATTGAGTTAATAGAAATAGCCAGCTACAACCTAATTCAATTACCAAATTGTTTACTCTTCACAGTTTCTCTGTGGAAATCCATAATCAATAGAAGAAACAAtgaaactttattattataattctgcagataaattcataaataattaattctttattcACAAGACAATAAAACACAACTTTactttaaactcaaaaaaaagtTAGGTTAGAAATTCATTCAATCGTTCGATTAAACGATGTTTCTGCTCTTTGATGGATCatataattaaaagattaaacCACAATTTTTGCGCGGTGCATCGAACTAAGCGGGATTAAGTTCATACGGTGCATATGGGTATAAGAAAAATACGAATAATCCTTAATTAATGCTTACAAATTTAGTTGTAGATCTTAAGAGCCCCATCACACATGAGTTGTGAACACTGTTAGACAAAACTCGtgcacaatttaataaaaatattgaaaccgGTAATGAAATCATAAAGTGGAGCCTTAAGAGCTCAACTACTACTTGGTCACCAAAATCCAAGGTCTAAGCCAAATTAAATATccaaaatacaataataattctgTCATAGGCCTTGGATAAATCGGTGTAAATAGCATAACTCTCCCTTTTACCCTTACCCTCAATTACCTCGTCATCACTACCACCGGGTTTCTCATGAAGCAGAGCATGAGAGACGACCaaattatctaaataaaaacgacaaacattcattaaaaaaaattattttaagaatcaCTTGGAAACTTACCGCACTGCGTATGCTTGTCCGCGTACATAGGCATTCTGCCGCAAACCATACGTTTAATCATCCCGACATTCCCTAGAATCACACCGGCCCAGATGCCACTGAACAACCACACCAAGCAAAAAGTGTAGCTGCACTTCAAACAGATCATCGGTTCATTACAATTGGTTTTCGGGATATTCTTCGGTTCATTGCTCTCTTGATCCGAGACCTTGTAACTGATGTTGTAACTTTGATCGGTGCAAAAGACATTTATCAACTTAGGGCTCAACAAATCGATCCATTGGGGTCGTAAGCAGTCCCAAGGATTGTTATCGATAACAAGGAAAAAATCGTTCTTTTGCTCAAGTTTCTCTAGAATCTCTTTGGGTAAATGAGTCAACTGGTTATAAGAGACATTCAGCACCTTTAGGCGAGGATGTGCACTTATATTAAACCTCGATATGTCTTGCAACAGATTAAACGACACATCCAGCTTTTGTAAGGCAGGACTCTCCAAGTCTAATTCAGTAAGCTCGTTATCTCTTAAAGATAAATATTGTAAGTCCGCACTTGAGTTGAAACTGCCTTTCTCGACACTCCTCACACCGGAGCTGGTGAGGTAAACGGTTTGTAAGTTACCACTGAAACCTTTAAAGGTGGCACCTGATACAATGGGCAATTTGGCATTGATGATCTTTAGGGTATTTATGTAAGTTTTATTGATCGTGGCCGTCAAATGTTCGGGAATGTGCTCGATGAGTCCGGTGCAGGTCAGGTCTAGGGCGTTTAGGGTGCAACTGTAGCTCACCGTtctggaattttattaaaaaaattttttttttgaattaagatTTTCTTGTATTTTAAGAACCTCTATATGCATATGTATTGAGAGTTTTGTTTTATGTTAGAATACCAGAGGAACATAATATTgttatattgtaataatattgaCTGAAgagtattgtaaaaaaatagagtgaattaaaaaatattgcctAAGATTTATTCATGGTATTCGCCGCAGAGAACCTATAGAGAAAGTGCTTTTTGATAATGGGGTccgtctttttttttagttttaagtctCTCTTTTATGTGAATTATCCCGCTTCTCCCATTTCTTTCACACTCTCGCATAAAACAATGGCAAATATTACAACTTTCCAGTTGTCTATTTTCGAATTTCCGGCTTTTTGAACCTTTTGAGGTCAAATATTCGTTATCATCACAGAGATCTTATAATCACTACTCAACCTGGAAACGATCACGACTAAGCCAATAGAATCGCCCTTAAAAATGTCCTTAGTTTGCGTTACCATGCCTAAATTTAGTACTAAACGAAATTCGATAGAGGATCATTAGCAGATGCTAAGTTCGCAGCACCGTGcaaacttttttgcaaaattatgcataaaatcgtttttttttaaatattttcacaaataTCTCGGCACCTATTTGTTGCACATGAGCAAATGATATATCATTATCTTCATTATAAaatgaactattttttttctcagttaCTCAGTTActcagttttttgcattttatcgCTGGAAAgcttcagtatttttttaaacaacagtGGATGGTAGATCAATCTTTAA
This window encodes:
- the LOC126746271 gene encoding uncharacterized protein LOC126746271 isoform X2; translated protein: MAFLWLVLVVVLVKQFDETVSYSCTLNALDLTCTGLIEHIPEHLTATINKTYINTLKIINAKLPIVSGATFKGFSGNLQTVYLTSSGVRSVEKGSFNSSADLQYLSLRDNELTELDLESPALQKLDVSFNLLQDISRFNISAHPRLKVLNVSYNQLTHLPKEILEKLEQKNDFFLVIDNNPWDCLRPQWIDLLSPKLINVFCTDQSYNISYKVSDQESNEPKNIPKTNCNEPMICLKCSYTFCLVWLFSGIWAGVILGNVGMIKRMVCGRMPMYADKHTQCDYTLVDQHMISAVFDYKSRRLVPISATGIVQSGFRNSENVPFFRSQAAQRSNESDQEEQKSTVLIYKGESSK
- the LOC126746271 gene encoding uncharacterized protein LOC126746271 isoform X1, with amino-acid sequence MAFLWLVLVVVLVKQFDETVSYSCTLNALDLTCTGLIEHIPEHLTATINKTYINTLKIINAKLPIVSGATFKGFSGNLQTVYLTSSGVRSVEKGSFNSSADLQYLSLRDNELTELDLESPALQKLDVSFNLLQDISRFNISAHPRLKVLNVSYNQLTHLPKEILEKLEQKNDFFLVIDNNPWDCLRPQWIDLLSPKLINVFCTDQSYNISYKVSDQESNEPKNIPKTNCNEPMICLKCSYTFCLVWLFSGIWAGVILGNVGMIKRMVCGRMPMYADKHTQCDNLVVSHALLHEKPGGSDDEVIEDYTLVDQHMISAVFDYKSRRLVPISATGIVQSGFRNSENVPFFRSQAAQRSNESDQEEQKSTVLIYKGESSK
- the LOC126746271 gene encoding leucine-rich repeat-containing protein 38-like isoform X3, coding for MAFLWLVLVVVLVKQFDETVSYSCTLNALDLTCTGLIEHIPEHLTATINKTYINTLKIINAKLPIVSGATFKGFSGNLQTVYLTSSGVRSVEKGSFNSSADLQYLSLRDNELTELDLESPALQKLDVSFNLLQDISRFNISAHPRLKVLNVSYNQLTHLPKEILEKLEQKNDFFLVIDNNPWDCLRPQWIDLLSPKLINVFCTDQSYNISYKVSDQESNEPKNIPKTNCNEPMICLKCSYTFCLVWLFSGIWAGVILGNVGMIKRMVCGRMPMYADKHTQCDNLVVSHALLHEKPGGSDDEIIPSLIST